From one Flavobacterium kingsejongi genomic stretch:
- a CDS encoding DUF4349 domain-containing protein, with protein MNYYRPFCVLLVSAVLLSCKQENSRNAEENAATSEIAPATESQMASSSAAVESKNPDRKFIRTADLKFKVKNVAQSTYSIENTVSRFNGFVTSTELRSIVNNTTTTKVSSDSLIETTRFNVENAMIIRVPNTALDTTLKTIARQIDYLDYRIIKADDVSLQLLSNQLSQKRNAANQQRVTQAIQNRGKKLGETLDAEDRLHESQTESDDAQLSSRALNDQVSYSTVSLYLYQKEAVRHEKIANPENEKFRTGLGIRFADGLRNGWYMLESLLVFLSNLWTLFVIAIVGWLLYRKFKKPSV; from the coding sequence ATGAATTACTACCGCCCTTTTTGTGTACTATTGGTTTCAGCAGTTTTGCTTTCCTGCAAACAGGAAAATTCAAGAAATGCTGAAGAAAATGCAGCTACCAGTGAAATAGCTCCTGCTACTGAAAGCCAAATGGCTTCTTCAAGTGCTGCAGTGGAAAGTAAAAATCCCGACCGGAAATTTATCCGTACAGCGGATCTTAAATTTAAAGTCAAAAACGTAGCGCAATCTACCTATTCCATCGAAAATACAGTTTCAAGATTTAATGGATTTGTGACTTCCACAGAATTACGAAGCATTGTAAACAATACCACTACAACTAAAGTGAGTAGCGATTCCCTGATTGAAACAACGCGTTTTAACGTGGAAAATGCTATGATCATCCGCGTGCCCAATACAGCACTTGACACCACCCTAAAAACCATTGCCCGGCAGATTGATTATTTAGACTACCGTATTATTAAAGCGGATGACGTATCCTTACAACTTTTGTCCAACCAGCTCTCTCAAAAGAGAAATGCTGCCAATCAACAACGGGTCACACAAGCGATACAAAACCGGGGTAAAAAATTAGGCGAAACCCTGGATGCAGAAGATCGCCTGCATGAAAGCCAGACTGAATCAGACGATGCACAACTTTCCAGTCGTGCCCTGAATGATCAAGTAAGCTACAGCACTGTGAGCTTATATCTCTATCAAAAAGAAGCCGTAAGGCATGAAAAAATTGCAAATCCAGAAAATGAAAAGTTCAGGACAGGATTAGGAATCCGCTTTGCAGACGGATTAAGAAACGGTTGGTATATGCTCGAATCACTATTGGTATTCCTTTCTAATCTTTGGACTTTATTTGTAATCGCTATTGTAGGCTGGCTGTTGTACCGTAAATTTAAAAAACCGAGTGTTTAA
- a CDS encoding 2Fe-2S iron-sulfur cluster-binding protein, with the protein MSTFYKLNIKEITRETAQAVSVVFNVPLELKPNYEFVAGQYINLKLTLDGKEIRRAYSICSSPDSGELRIAIKAVKNGSFSKFANTSLKVGDTIEVGTPEGKFTFEPNVEKQKNYASFVAGSGITPMLSIIKTVLKQEPLSSFVLVYGNRTPEETIFKQQLHDLHLEYTGRLFVHYVYSQSKIEGELFGRIERSTVNFVLKNKHKEMDFSTFYLCGPEQMINTVSDVLKESNIKESKIKFELFTPPAEEHVIEASLEGHTKITMVVDNEATDFVMSKQQTILDAALKQGIDAPYSCQGGICSSCMARVTQGTAEMTKNSILTDGEIAEGLILTCQAHPTSAEIFVDFDDV; encoded by the coding sequence ATGTCTACATTTTATAAATTGAATATTAAAGAAATTACCCGCGAGACTGCCCAAGCCGTTTCTGTGGTCTTTAATGTTCCATTAGAACTAAAACCAAATTACGAGTTCGTTGCCGGACAATATATTAATCTTAAACTAACACTGGACGGAAAAGAGATCCGCAGGGCGTATTCTATTTGTTCTTCACCGGACAGTGGGGAATTGCGGATTGCAATTAAAGCCGTGAAGAATGGCTCCTTTTCAAAATTTGCCAACACCTCTTTAAAGGTGGGTGATACCATTGAAGTCGGTACGCCGGAAGGTAAATTTACGTTTGAACCGAATGTTGAAAAGCAAAAAAACTATGCTTCCTTTGTTGCTGGTAGTGGAATTACACCCATGTTATCCATCATCAAAACAGTTTTAAAACAAGAGCCTCTCAGTTCTTTTGTCCTGGTTTATGGAAACAGAACCCCGGAGGAAACCATTTTCAAACAGCAATTGCACGATCTTCACTTGGAATATACCGGAAGGCTTTTTGTACATTATGTGTACAGCCAGTCAAAAATTGAGGGGGAATTGTTTGGAAGAATAGAACGTTCTACTGTTAATTTCGTACTGAAAAACAAGCACAAAGAGATGGATTTCAGTACATTTTACCTTTGTGGCCCGGAACAAATGATCAATACCGTAAGTGACGTATTGAAAGAAAGCAATATCAAAGAAAGCAAAATAAAATTTGAGCTTTTTACGCCTCCGGCAGAAGAGCATGTCATTGAAGCTTCTCTTGAAGGACATACAAAAATTACTATGGTCGTAGACAATGAAGCGACCGATTTCGTAATGTCCAAACAACAAACCATATTAGATGCGGCTCTAAAACAGGGTATTGATGCTCCATATTCCTGCCAGGGCGGGATCTGTAGCAGTTGTATGGCACGTGTTACGCAAGGAACGGCAGAGATGACCAAAAACTCTATATTAACCGATGGGGAAATTGCTGAAGGATTGATTCTGACTTGTCAGGCACATCCTACATCCGCAGAGATTTTTGTAGATTTTGACGATGTGTAA
- a CDS encoding PadR family transcriptional regulator produces the protein MKNSQLYKGSLNTIIMKLLGENGRMYGYEITQKVKEITKGELQITEGALYPALHKLEAEGLLDVEMEKVDNRLRKYYKLTESGQQETVNRLAELEEFIRNMQSIVNPKLSY, from the coding sequence ATGAAAAATTCACAATTGTACAAAGGAAGCCTTAATACCATAATAATGAAATTATTAGGTGAAAATGGCCGCATGTACGGCTATGAAATTACACAGAAAGTAAAGGAAATTACCAAAGGCGAACTGCAAATTACAGAAGGCGCATTATATCCGGCATTGCATAAATTAGAAGCAGAAGGCTTATTGGATGTGGAAATGGAAAAAGTAGATAACCGCCTGAGAAAATATTACAAACTTACAGAAAGCGGGCAACAGGAAACGGTCAACAGGCTGGCAGAACTGGAGGAGTTTATCCGGAATATGCAAAGTATTGTGAATCCAAAACTAAGCTATTAA